Proteins from one Nakamurella multipartita DSM 44233 genomic window:
- a CDS encoding DUF11 domain-containing protein, translating to MDTLPAGVSGPSESGSVECTISGQTVDCTLGDFPVGATATITIGAVVTAGATGTIVNTATISSDTNDPNPADNTASAAFTVSATTPTTPATPPPWTPSQPVTPTYPTYPSALASTGAPIAQQSVVAGLLLAVGALLIIVARARPTRPHRRG from the coding sequence GTCGAGTGCACGATCAGCGGCCAGACGGTCGATTGCACGCTGGGCGACTTCCCGGTCGGCGCGACCGCCACCATCACCATCGGCGCCGTCGTCACGGCCGGGGCCACCGGCACGATCGTCAATACCGCGACGATCAGCTCCGACACCAACGATCCGAACCCGGCCGACAACACGGCCAGCGCCGCGTTCACGGTGTCGGCCACCACCCCCACCACTCCGGCCACGCCGCCCCCGTGGACGCCCAGCCAGCCGGTCACCCCGACCTACCCCACCTACCCGTCGGCGCTGGCCAGCACGGGTGCGCCGATCGCCCAGCAGAGCGTCGTGGCCGGATTGCTGCTCGCGGTCGGGGCGTTGTTGATCATCGTGGCCCGGGCCCGGCCGACGCGTCCGCACCGTCGCGGCTGA
- a CDS encoding DUF5979 domain-containing protein — MGTVARRRTRRWGALATVVALVAGLLMVSATIAPAPPAHAATVAIGTIATQMANQQGVDAGTSGNCIRYAPSSGTGSSSTSSAWVTNTVAGLPNSATTAHGYSTSCPTNLSTSSQSALGFRPSTVTSAEDGMPFLIGGMTHYNNPIQANDQYFTGELRTQLGGFSGTTVTFNWTMNETPNTGSGNCCNDITSFTNQISDVTLTQGGLTYRLVILGFVPAASATSCPATPAGNPVNEFSTVEGAQTNACLYASLQQVRTLRIVKNVVGSPPGTPSFSYNSTSTLTGSAWANTTFSLASRGTVERPLTSGSTVTVTEGDPADDRWSLTGLTCQQYNALGVLVDLPGTGNLAARRISLDPVPAPLYPANPVVICTFTNTYTPRTTLTLVKSVTGAVVSPSLFTLTATGTASPTSGTVVSGASGSTAVTNQRIVAGTYQLTELGTGAAATGFVQVGSWTCARGSTTYPVSPTGVVTLPDLPAGSAVGCTVVNRAATGTLRISKVVDDPQGGYVGGTGQSFAGAYTCGAGFSGSFSALTTAAAVTVTGIPAGRACTVSENGPTGGLLNASFAWGTPSYSAQPVTITDQATADVTITNPVVQRLGSFAVTKSIDGPGGYTGGVNRVFPVAYSCTLTNGPTSAGTLDLTAAQAVSPAAAIPAGSVCTFSETLTAQAGDFGDPSYAWSGYTVTPTSVTIGDGATAQVGITNTYERDAGSLVLAKQIQGDGYIGTGEPFTVQYTCGVASGQVTLAAGGSATVSVPARNTCTAAEVPPAADLLQPAYVWGNATWSDGTSATNSVTVPANGTATLTVTNPTIPVFGRVQVGKQITGETAGVTAAASFQITVSCSNAYTGAFTVGVGGTALTPDLPVGTSCSFSEATPTVGLLDSSYQWGTPVLPGPVTITAPNQVPSVVVTNPVSRVYGDLEISKQLVDPSGRVDRQRQYTIDYDCSYAGVSAANGTVQLFAGESTVIPDILLESRCTVVEDPTTLDAPPVADDTSWVWLPPTYDPGTSVLITSPDFPATVTVTNRTNQLTGTFQLTKSVVGDGKALGYQPGSQFTFAVECTDGYESTVDLADGQSWTPDRAIASGSSCTITETGKPDPLSPAFGWDDVEFGIGSSRVNGSITIRIPETATPIQVNAVNPITPRFGSLELTKQVTGQTAGLVPGTTFDVNVSCGPGDLFTVTLTEGEPRTLTGIPVGVSCTVAELPPDPAGLVDASYGWGPATYDPGATVTIAQEGQQVEVAIVNPIVRVGAPVRVVKSLTGGQGVIDPARTYPITWSCSYGGQQVAGGTLDAVVDPTGVVVDQDVPLTAQCTATEGDLGVPSDDPAYRWLAPTVTGTTVTADGQNAVTVANALTRDTGEVVVHKTVTGASEGYLGTGADFTMHGQCAVPGTDVPTRYADGTIANLGTVTIAPVSVGWTCSGFEDTPAQGLLADTSYAWGSPIITGTPALTPPVGGTFTLAEAGARQDFFVENPVVRVRSTFQITKNVVDPFGALIPGTQFSGTFSCRYGSDDPVTGNWTLTNGDTFTGPAVYLNSQCTVTENDLGTAGLPDASFDWAAPVVGDPVTVVPGGTATITVTNTIERQYGGLEVGKVLDDPDGGVRPDTDFTGVWTCTLGAQTWSDRWEVGAGAAATLFTPADARVPATAVCAIIEDTPDPARLLDGSYAWGDRTYTPESVILVADETAQLSVTNTVQRVYSGFDVAKAITGSVADDDLVPVDRVFTGTFSCQYGSDVPVTGPWTASVATAWVQAGILVGSVCQVTEEVPPGAGGQPVTGDSSYIWGTPDLGSSVTVTPPTEANQTVTVTNPTERLFGRFTLTKAVTGATDGITDPQPFPVTYSCQPGDGPAITGSTALAAGQTLTVGPDPGDDLQLFIPVSSICTLTEPLATMPPLRDSSWTWGDPGFTVVGDIPTAGPVTVPCADPLLTPCLGERSVTVTIPRPQEDYPDPPSVGLDISNPVLTTDGSYAVSKSSDPASGTVVAPGSTITYSVTVTSTGEVPVHDVVVTDDLSAVLPYAVIGSISDPAAVLDSQTQQLVWTVGDVPGGQSRTLTYQATVNPGVAGVSITNQVTSTADVRPSSCAEPGDPVCTTTHRTPDRPTISKQVDGDPVFDPGPGTWTVPYAIVVTNPNPDTAITYSLTDNIAFPTDATIVSAAVTSAPDGVSLFEPAWTGGDQTTIAQDVALPGGASHTYRVAVTATVPLTIDPARLACAATGSGGGSGFFNIATLFALDSSAMADACAPVPVFLVVDKQWVIDGVTYRDGTQPLGYSATLTLDGVDRVWRTVYWADQPGSTVDVGERAVVPASCTSASSGTGPVTLTAPLTSTVVTNVVTCVGPTPGPTPGPTPGPVPPHPTPLPVTGFAVGSFLGWGLGLLLIGAAMIALAGWRPGRRRSA, encoded by the coding sequence CCTGGGTCACCAACACGGTGGCCGGCCTGCCCAACTCGGCGACCACGGCGCACGGCTACAGCACCAGCTGCCCGACCAACCTGAGCACCAGCAGCCAGAGCGCGCTGGGCTTCCGGCCCTCCACCGTCACCTCGGCCGAGGACGGGATGCCCTTTCTGATCGGCGGCATGACCCACTACAACAACCCGATCCAGGCGAACGATCAGTACTTCACCGGCGAGCTGCGGACCCAGCTGGGCGGTTTCAGCGGGACGACGGTGACGTTCAACTGGACGATGAACGAGACCCCCAACACCGGATCCGGCAACTGCTGCAACGACATCACCTCGTTCACCAACCAGATCTCCGACGTCACCCTGACCCAGGGCGGGCTCACCTACCGGCTGGTGATCCTGGGCTTCGTGCCGGCCGCCAGCGCGACGAGCTGCCCGGCCACGCCGGCCGGCAATCCGGTCAACGAGTTCTCCACCGTCGAGGGCGCCCAGACCAACGCCTGCCTGTACGCCTCGCTCCAGCAGGTCCGCACGCTGCGGATCGTCAAGAACGTGGTCGGCTCGCCGCCGGGCACTCCTTCGTTCAGCTACAACAGCACGTCGACGCTGACCGGTTCGGCCTGGGCCAACACCACGTTCTCGCTGGCCTCCCGGGGCACCGTCGAGCGACCCTTGACCTCCGGCAGCACCGTCACCGTGACCGAGGGCGACCCGGCCGACGACCGCTGGTCGTTGACCGGCCTGACCTGCCAGCAGTACAACGCGCTCGGCGTGCTGGTCGACCTGCCCGGAACCGGCAACCTGGCCGCGCGGCGGATCAGCCTGGACCCGGTCCCGGCCCCGCTGTATCCCGCGAATCCGGTCGTCATCTGCACCTTCACCAACACCTATACCCCGCGGACGACGCTGACCCTGGTCAAGTCCGTGACCGGGGCCGTGGTCAGCCCGTCCCTGTTCACGCTGACCGCGACCGGGACGGCGTCGCCGACCAGCGGCACCGTGGTCTCCGGCGCCTCCGGCTCGACGGCCGTCACCAACCAGCGCATCGTCGCCGGCACCTACCAGCTCACCGAGCTCGGCACCGGGGCGGCCGCAACCGGCTTCGTCCAGGTCGGCTCGTGGACCTGCGCCCGCGGGTCCACCACCTATCCGGTCAGCCCCACCGGGGTGGTCACCCTGCCGGATCTGCCCGCCGGCAGTGCGGTCGGCTGCACCGTGGTGAACCGGGCGGCCACCGGCACGCTGCGCATCAGCAAGGTCGTCGACGACCCGCAAGGCGGGTACGTCGGAGGCACCGGCCAGAGTTTTGCCGGCGCCTACACCTGCGGCGCCGGGTTCAGCGGCAGCTTCAGCGCCCTGACCACCGCGGCGGCGGTGACCGTGACCGGCATCCCGGCCGGCCGGGCCTGCACGGTCAGCGAGAACGGCCCGACCGGCGGCCTGCTCAACGCCTCGTTCGCCTGGGGGACCCCGTCGTACTCGGCCCAGCCGGTGACCATCACCGACCAGGCCACCGCCGACGTCACGATCACCAACCCGGTGGTGCAGCGGCTGGGCAGCTTCGCCGTGACCAAATCCATCGACGGGCCCGGCGGGTACACCGGGGGCGTCAACCGGGTCTTCCCGGTCGCGTACTCCTGCACGCTGACCAACGGCCCGACGTCGGCGGGCACGCTGGACCTGACCGCGGCACAGGCCGTCTCCCCGGCGGCGGCGATCCCGGCCGGCTCGGTCTGCACCTTCAGCGAGACCCTGACCGCGCAGGCCGGGGATTTCGGTGACCCCAGCTACGCCTGGTCGGGCTACACGGTGACGCCGACCAGCGTGACGATCGGCGACGGCGCCACCGCCCAGGTCGGCATCACCAACACCTACGAGCGCGACGCCGGCAGCCTCGTGCTGGCCAAGCAGATCCAGGGCGACGGCTACATCGGCACCGGCGAGCCGTTCACCGTGCAGTACACCTGCGGCGTGGCCTCCGGCCAGGTGACGTTGGCCGCGGGCGGGAGCGCGACGGTCTCCGTGCCGGCCCGCAACACCTGCACAGCGGCCGAGGTGCCGCCCGCCGCCGACCTGCTGCAGCCGGCCTACGTCTGGGGCAACGCCACCTGGTCCGACGGCACCAGCGCGACCAACAGCGTGACCGTGCCGGCCAACGGCACCGCCACCCTGACGGTGACCAACCCGACGATCCCGGTCTTCGGCCGGGTCCAGGTCGGCAAGCAGATCACCGGCGAGACCGCGGGGGTCACCGCCGCGGCCAGCTTCCAGATCACCGTCTCCTGCAGCAACGCCTACACAGGCGCCTTCACCGTGGGCGTCGGCGGAACCGCGCTCACCCCCGACCTGCCGGTGGGCACGTCCTGCTCGTTCAGCGAGGCCACCCCGACCGTCGGCCTGCTCGACTCGTCCTACCAGTGGGGCACTCCCGTGCTGCCCGGACCGGTGACCATCACCGCGCCCAACCAGGTGCCCAGCGTCGTCGTCACCAACCCGGTCAGCCGGGTGTACGGGGACCTGGAGATCAGCAAGCAGCTGGTGGATCCGAGCGGCCGGGTCGACCGGCAGCGGCAGTACACCATCGACTACGACTGCAGCTACGCGGGCGTGAGCGCGGCCAACGGCACGGTCCAGCTCTTCGCCGGCGAGTCGACGGTGATCCCCGACATCCTGCTGGAGTCCCGGTGCACGGTGGTCGAGGACCCGACCACCCTGGACGCGCCCCCCGTGGCCGACGACACCTCCTGGGTGTGGCTGCCGCCGACCTACGACCCCGGAACCTCGGTGCTGATCACCTCGCCCGACTTCCCGGCCACCGTGACGGTGACCAACCGGACCAACCAGCTGACCGGCACCTTCCAGCTGACCAAGTCGGTGGTCGGTGACGGCAAGGCCCTGGGCTACCAGCCGGGCAGCCAGTTCACCTTCGCGGTCGAGTGCACCGACGGCTACGAATCGACGGTCGACCTGGCCGACGGTCAGAGCTGGACGCCGGACCGGGCCATCGCGTCCGGAAGCTCCTGCACCATCACCGAAACCGGCAAACCCGACCCCCTCTCGCCGGCCTTCGGCTGGGACGACGTCGAGTTCGGCATCGGCAGCAGCCGGGTCAACGGATCGATCACCATCCGGATCCCCGAGACGGCCACGCCGATCCAGGTCAACGCGGTCAACCCGATCACGCCCCGGTTCGGCTCGCTGGAGCTGACCAAGCAGGTCACCGGGCAGACCGCCGGCCTGGTGCCCGGTACCACTTTCGACGTCAACGTCAGCTGCGGCCCCGGTGACCTGTTCACCGTCACCCTCACCGAGGGTGAGCCGAGGACGCTGACCGGCATCCCGGTCGGGGTCAGCTGCACCGTGGCCGAGCTGCCGCCCGACCCGGCCGGCCTTGTGGACGCCTCCTACGGCTGGGGCCCGGCGACCTACGATCCGGGCGCCACCGTGACCATCGCGCAGGAGGGCCAGCAGGTCGAGGTCGCGATCGTCAACCCGATCGTCCGGGTCGGCGCGCCGGTCCGGGTGGTCAAGTCGTTGACCGGCGGCCAGGGCGTCATCGATCCGGCTCGGACCTATCCGATCACCTGGTCCTGCAGCTACGGCGGCCAGCAGGTCGCCGGCGGCACCCTGGACGCGGTGGTCGACCCGACCGGCGTCGTCGTCGACCAGGACGTGCCGCTGACCGCGCAGTGCACGGCCACCGAAGGCGATCTGGGCGTCCCGTCCGACGATCCGGCCTACCGCTGGCTGGCCCCGACCGTCACCGGCACCACCGTGACGGCGGACGGCCAGAACGCGGTCACCGTGGCCAACGCGCTGACCCGCGACACCGGCGAGGTCGTGGTGCACAAGACGGTCACCGGGGCGAGCGAGGGCTACCTCGGCACCGGCGCCGATTTCACCATGCACGGCCAGTGCGCGGTGCCCGGAACGGACGTCCCGACCCGGTACGCCGACGGCACGATCGCCAATCTCGGCACCGTGACGATCGCTCCGGTCTCGGTCGGCTGGACCTGCTCCGGCTTCGAGGACACCCCGGCGCAGGGCCTGCTCGCCGACACCTCCTACGCCTGGGGATCACCCATCATCACCGGGACGCCGGCGTTGACCCCGCCGGTCGGGGGCACCTTCACCCTGGCCGAGGCCGGCGCCCGGCAGGACTTCTTCGTCGAGAACCCGGTCGTCCGGGTGCGCAGCACGTTCCAGATCACCAAGAACGTGGTCGACCCGTTCGGCGCCCTGATCCCCGGCACGCAGTTCAGCGGGACGTTCAGCTGCCGGTACGGCTCCGACGACCCCGTCACCGGAAACTGGACCCTGACCAACGGGGACACGTTCACCGGCCCGGCGGTCTACCTGAACTCGCAGTGCACGGTCACCGAGAACGACCTGGGCACCGCCGGTCTGCCCGATGCCTCCTTCGACTGGGCGGCGCCGGTCGTCGGTGATCCGGTCACCGTGGTTCCCGGCGGGACCGCGACCATCACCGTCACCAACACGATCGAGCGGCAGTACGGCGGCCTGGAGGTCGGCAAGGTGCTCGACGACCCGGACGGCGGGGTCCGGCCGGACACCGACTTCACCGGCGTGTGGACCTGCACCCTGGGTGCGCAGACCTGGAGCGATCGGTGGGAGGTCGGCGCGGGCGCCGCGGCGACCCTGTTCACCCCGGCGGACGCCCGGGTACCGGCCACGGCCGTCTGCGCGATCATCGAGGACACCCCGGATCCGGCGCGGCTGCTGGACGGCTCCTACGCCTGGGGGGACCGGACGTACACCCCGGAATCGGTCATCCTGGTCGCCGACGAGACCGCGCAGCTGTCCGTCACCAACACCGTTCAGCGGGTGTATTCGGGCTTCGACGTGGCCAAGGCCATCACCGGATCGGTCGCCGACGACGACCTGGTGCCGGTCGATCGGGTGTTCACCGGCACCTTCTCCTGCCAGTACGGCTCGGACGTGCCGGTGACCGGTCCCTGGACGGCCAGCGTGGCCACAGCGTGGGTGCAGGCCGGCATCCTGGTCGGCTCGGTCTGCCAGGTGACCGAGGAGGTGCCCCCGGGGGCCGGCGGGCAGCCGGTCACCGGCGACTCCTCCTACATCTGGGGCACCCCGGATCTGGGGTCCTCGGTCACCGTGACCCCGCCGACCGAGGCGAACCAGACGGTCACCGTCACCAACCCCACGGAGCGGCTGTTCGGGCGCTTCACCCTGACCAAGGCGGTCACCGGAGCCACCGACGGCATCACCGACCCGCAGCCGTTCCCGGTGACCTACTCCTGCCAGCCCGGGGACGGCCCGGCGATCACCGGCAGCACCGCGCTGGCGGCCGGCCAGACGCTGACCGTCGGACCTGACCCGGGTGACGATCTGCAGCTGTTCATCCCGGTGTCCAGCATCTGCACCCTGACCGAGCCGCTGGCCACGATGCCGCCGCTGCGCGACAGCTCCTGGACCTGGGGCGACCCCGGGTTCACCGTGGTCGGCGACATCCCCACGGCCGGGCCGGTCACCGTGCCCTGCGCGGACCCGCTGCTCACCCCGTGCCTGGGTGAGCGGTCGGTGACGGTCACCATCCCGCGGCCGCAGGAGGACTACCCGGATCCGCCCAGCGTCGGCCTGGACATCAGCAACCCGGTGCTGACCACCGACGGTTCCTACGCGGTCAGCAAGTCCAGCGACCCGGCGTCGGGAACGGTGGTGGCCCCGGGGTCGACCATCACCTACTCGGTCACGGTGACCTCGACCGGGGAGGTGCCGGTGCACGACGTCGTCGTCACCGACGACCTGTCGGCGGTGCTGCCGTACGCGGTGATCGGGTCGATCTCCGACCCGGCCGCGGTCCTGGACTCGCAGACCCAACAACTGGTCTGGACGGTCGGCGACGTGCCCGGCGGGCAGAGCCGGACGCTGACCTATCAGGCGACGGTCAACCCCGGGGTCGCCGGGGTCAGCATCACCAACCAGGTCACCAGCACCGCCGACGTGCGTCCGAGCAGCTGCGCCGAGCCGGGCGATCCGGTCTGCACGACGACGCATCGCACGCCGGACCGGCCCACGATCAGCAAGCAGGTGGACGGGGACCCGGTCTTCGATCCCGGCCCCGGGACCTGGACCGTGCCGTACGCGATCGTGGTGACCAACCCCAACCCGGACACCGCGATCACCTACTCGCTGACCGACAACATCGCCTTCCCCACCGACGCGACGATCGTGTCCGCCGCGGTGACCTCCGCGCCGGACGGGGTCAGCCTGTTCGAACCGGCCTGGACCGGCGGTGACCAGACGACGATCGCCCAGGACGTCGCGCTGCCCGGCGGCGCCAGCCACACCTACCGGGTCGCGGTGACCGCGACCGTGCCGCTCACGATCGACCCGGCCCGCCTGGCCTGCGCGGCGACCGGATCGGGTGGCGGGTCCGGGTTCTTCAACATCGCCACGCTGTTCGCGCTGGACTCCTCGGCCATGGCAGACGCCTGCGCCCCGGTCCCGGTGTTCCTGGTCGTCGACAAGCAGTGGGTCATCGACGGCGTCACCTACCGCGACGGCACGCAGCCGCTCGGGTACTCGGCGACGCTGACCCTGGACGGCGTGGACCGGGTCTGGCGCACCGTGTACTGGGCCGACCAGCCGGGGTCGACGGTGGACGTGGGGGAGCGGGCCGTCGTACCCGCGTCCTGCACCTCCGCCTCGTCCGGGACCGGCCCGGTCACGCTGACCGCGCCGCTGACCTCGACCGTGGTCACCAACGTGGTCACCTGTGTCGGGCCCACCCCCGGACCCACGCCGGGTCCGACGCCCGGGCCGGTCCCGCCGCATCCGACCCCGCTGCCGGTGACCGGCTTCGCGGTCGGGTCTTTCCTGGGCTGGGGCCTGGGCTTGCTGCTGATCGGGGCCGCGATGATCGCGCTGGCCGGCTGGCGACCGGGCCGGCGCCGGTCGGCCTGA